Proteins from a genomic interval of Dehalococcoidia bacterium:
- a CDS encoding UvrD-helicase domain-containing protein: MPVKFDAKPAFLRDLLTLPKKVQQRALRAIEVIEQDPLFGNGHAKKIFSHRYTNVYRYRLGDYRLIYCLGEGCAAGLAIGHRADIYDRFSVLPGDLAAGAVPDAQPIAIAPAPGIPPAVAEEPEQPALPLDDPEDDQLPPPDRTPGFFRELLAEWGVPAEHHDRILACQRLEDLLDLGLDDEIVERILHWQRPPTPQQIAEQPTLDVPSLADLERYLEGTLRGFLLKLDPEQEKVAYRIQKGAQLVKGGPGSGKSLVALYHIRHRIASAPTTPPRILFVTFTRALTRASSQLLDSLLGEQRRHVTVSTLDAVVREVLANAGAPFAVADEGQQEAALKAARQAVRPTLDELTGRALDAVPDSYLREEIEWVIEGRAVPDLAAYLAEPRAGRRVRFDGRLRRAVWEIARRFRDRLASQGVATYNTLRARAADALRDGRCSLQYDVVVVDEGQDLPPVALAVCAELCASPDGLYVTADANQSIYGRGYSWLRAHSSLNFQGRTTILRRNYRSTRAIAAAAASLMGGSDADADSLAATAVREGPPPVLAAVRNENEEARLIADYLTASADELRLPLSSAAILVRFERIGQDIAKRLRELNVDARVVHGDQLDLDAPFVKVLTMHSAKGLEFPIVVVPRIDRGVMPFLQGAVGPDARAERAADERRLLFVALTRAMRRLLVTHTQNAPSPFLNDLDRALWTSVAAGSR, translated from the coding sequence ATGCCGGTCAAGTTCGACGCCAAGCCCGCCTTTCTTCGCGACCTCCTCACCCTCCCGAAGAAGGTGCAGCAGCGCGCCCTCCGCGCCATCGAGGTGATCGAACAGGACCCGCTCTTCGGCAACGGGCACGCCAAGAAGATCTTCAGCCACCGCTACACGAACGTCTACCGCTACCGCCTCGGCGACTACCGCTTGATCTACTGCCTCGGCGAGGGCTGCGCCGCCGGCCTCGCGATCGGCCACCGCGCCGACATCTACGACCGCTTCTCCGTCTTGCCGGGCGACCTCGCCGCTGGCGCAGTGCCGGACGCCCAGCCGATCGCGATCGCCCCCGCGCCCGGCATCCCGCCGGCCGTCGCCGAGGAGCCGGAGCAGCCGGCGCTCCCATTGGATGACCCGGAGGATGACCAGCTGCCCCCGCCCGACCGCACGCCGGGGTTTTTCCGTGAACTGCTCGCCGAATGGGGGGTGCCCGCAGAGCACCACGACCGCATCCTCGCCTGCCAGCGGCTCGAGGACCTGCTCGACCTCGGCCTCGACGACGAGATCGTCGAGCGCATCCTCCACTGGCAGCGCCCGCCAACGCCCCAGCAGATCGCCGAGCAGCCGACCCTCGACGTGCCGAGCCTCGCCGACCTCGAGCGCTACCTCGAAGGAACGCTGCGCGGCTTCCTCCTCAAGCTCGACCCTGAGCAGGAGAAGGTCGCCTATCGCATCCAGAAGGGCGCCCAGCTCGTGAAGGGCGGTCCCGGCTCGGGCAAATCGCTCGTCGCCCTCTATCACATCCGCCACCGCATCGCTTCGGCGCCGACGACCCCGCCCCGCATTCTCTTCGTCACCTTCACTCGAGCGCTCACCCGGGCCAGCAGCCAGCTGCTAGACAGCCTCCTTGGCGAGCAGCGGAGGCACGTCACCGTCAGCACGCTCGACGCCGTCGTCCGCGAGGTCCTCGCCAACGCCGGCGCGCCGTTCGCGGTCGCCGACGAGGGCCAGCAGGAGGCAGCGCTCAAGGCCGCGCGGCAAGCCGTTCGCCCCACGCTTGATGAGCTGACCGGCAGGGCGCTCGACGCCGTCCCCGACAGCTACCTGCGCGAAGAAATCGAGTGGGTGATCGAGGGCCGCGCCGTGCCGGACCTCGCCGCCTACCTTGCGGAGCCGCGCGCCGGCCGCCGGGTCCGCTTCGACGGCCGGCTCCGCCGCGCCGTCTGGGAGATCGCCCGCCGCTTCCGCGACCGGCTTGCCAGCCAAGGCGTCGCCACCTACAACACGCTCCGCGCCCGCGCTGCCGACGCGCTCCGGGACGGCCGCTGCAGCCTCCAATACGATGTCGTGGTCGTCGACGAGGGCCAAGACCTGCCGCCAGTCGCCCTCGCCGTCTGCGCCGAACTGTGCGCCTCGCCGGACGGACTGTATGTCACCGCCGACGCCAACCAGTCGATCTACGGGCGAGGCTACAGCTGGCTGCGCGCGCACAGCAGCCTCAACTTTCAGGGCCGGACAACCATCCTCCGCCGCAACTACCGCAGCACGCGCGCTATCGCCGCCGCCGCCGCGAGCCTCATGGGCGGCTCGGACGCCGACGCCGACAGCCTCGCCGCAACCGCCGTCCGCGAGGGACCGCCGCCCGTTCTCGCCGCCGTTCGCAATGAGAATGAGGAGGCGCGCCTCATCGCCGACTATCTGACTGCCTCGGCCGATGAGCTCCGCCTGCCGCTCAGCAGCGCCGCCATCCTCGTCCGCTTCGAGCGCATCGGGCAGGATATCGCGAAGCGGCTCCGGGAGCTCAACGTCGACGCGCGCGTCGTTCACGGCGACCAGCTCGACCTCGACGCGCCTTTCGTCAAGGTGCTGACGATGCATTCGGCGAAGGGGCTCGAATTCCCAATCGTCGTTGTTCCCCGCATCGACCGCGGCGTCATGCCCTTCCTCCAAGGGGCGGTCGGGCCCGACGCGCGAGCCGAGCGCGCTGCCGACGAGCGGCGCCTCCTGTTCGTTGCGCTCACCCGCGCCATGCGCCGCCTGCTCGTCACGCATACGCAGAACGCGCCATCCCCCTTCCTCAACGACCTTGACCGCGCGCTCTGGACGTCAGTCGCCGCCGGTTCCCGCTAG
- a CDS encoding enoyl-CoA hydratase/isomerase family protein: MSDEPVLVERRGPKLYLTLNRPQVINALTLDMLRIIDRALDEAERDEEIRVVLLRGAGERGFCSGLDTKVLAELRERGAEEGPLTFVRLYAVAKRLDSFPKPVITLVHGHCIAAGAQLATAGDIVIAGESLKMLENEMRSSGFNDESWAIRLGRNLGKLRAHRFLLLMERLDALTAQQLGLVTLVVPDDQLAAKGDEIADQVATYLPQVVSRTLELVERGAYGRD; the protein is encoded by the coding sequence ATGAGCGACGAGCCTGTTCTGGTCGAACGACGCGGTCCGAAGCTGTATCTCACTCTCAACCGGCCGCAGGTCATCAACGCCCTGACCCTCGACATGCTGCGCATCATCGACCGCGCTCTCGATGAGGCGGAGCGGGATGAGGAGATCCGGGTCGTTCTCCTGCGCGGCGCCGGCGAACGGGGCTTCTGCTCAGGGCTTGACACGAAGGTGCTCGCCGAGCTGCGCGAACGGGGCGCCGAGGAGGGGCCGCTCACCTTTGTCCGCCTCTACGCCGTCGCCAAGCGCCTCGATTCGTTTCCCAAGCCGGTGATCACGCTTGTCCACGGCCACTGCATCGCCGCCGGCGCTCAGCTGGCGACCGCAGGCGACATCGTCATCGCCGGCGAGAGCCTGAAAATGCTCGAGAACGAAATGCGATCGAGCGGCTTCAACGACGAAAGCTGGGCGATCCGGCTCGGGCGCAATCTCGGCAAGCTGCGCGCTCATCGGTTCTTGCTGCTGATGGAGCGTCTCGACGCGCTGACCGCTCAACAGCTTGGCCTCGTCACCCTCGTCGTGCCCGACGACCAGCTCGCCGCAAAGGGCGACGAGATCGCCGACCAAGTCGCTACCTATCTGCCGCAGGTGGTCTCGCGTACCCTCGAACTCGTCGAGCGAGGCGCCTACGGACGCGACTAA